A single window of Pseudoduganella plicata DNA harbors:
- a CDS encoding GNAT family N-acetyltransferase — MLKGSLCTLRHLLGTDLNAFIALVNDLPSRGDYFSGHFKSPEAMRKDFMQTAFVTEDSELFVVEDLRHHIVGVITHFKSRTPTSREIGYRLFDVELSGQGYTTEALRLLTDYLFRVHTWHRLEVLAAPGNVASLRVAQKCGYREDGTLRGAFFINGRHEDVKVLGLLRPEWERSAGMVP; from the coding sequence ATGCTCAAAGGCTCCCTCTGCACGCTCCGTCACCTGCTCGGGACGGACCTGAACGCGTTCATCGCGCTGGTCAACGACCTGCCATCGCGGGGGGACTATTTTTCCGGCCACTTCAAGTCGCCGGAAGCGATGCGCAAGGATTTCATGCAGACGGCGTTCGTCACGGAGGACAGCGAACTGTTTGTCGTCGAAGACCTGCGCCACCACATCGTCGGCGTCATCACGCACTTCAAGAGCCGCACGCCCACCAGCCGCGAGATCGGTTACCGCCTGTTCGACGTCGAGCTGTCCGGCCAGGGCTACACGACGGAGGCGCTGCGCCTGCTGACCGACTACCTGTTCCGCGTCCACACGTGGCACCGGCTGGAAGTGCTGGCGGCGCCGGGGAACGTCGCTTCGCTGCGGGTCGCGCAGAAATGCGGGTACCGCGAGGACGGCACGTTGCGCGGCGCCTTCTTCATCAACGGCCGCCACGAGGACGTCAAGGTGCTCGGCCTGCTGCGGCCCGAGTGGGAGCGCAGCGCCGGGATGGTGCCGTGA
- a CDS encoding M20/M25/M40 family metallo-hydrolase yields the protein MNLRKPVLTAIAASLFIFNASQAAPNDSATLGQIRDTAMASDWAYGRLEDMTDLIGPRLSGSPGAAAAVQQVAETMRKLGAKVTLQPVKVPHWVRGEEKAQLVDYTGRPAGIVQNVVLTALGGSGATPAGGLTAPVIIVHDFDELKERAAEVKGKIVLIDVPFDQGMAERGLAGNAYGRGSAARTRGPALAADLGAVAALVRSIGGADFRLTHTGMTRLQDGKRIPAAAITAEDAMLIGRLSKRGPVKMHLALTPKTLPDADSFNVLADLPGTDKADEIVIVSGHLDSWDLATGAHDDATGVTSAMAVIETLNKLNLKPRRTIRVVAWMAEENGGSGGRAYHQANKATLDKQFAAIESDGGVTGRTFGIVAGVRPQYEKLFAPLQASLTKIGAGALTRRDVLGEGDLHYMESDGVPSFAPHVDTSAYFNYHHTPADTFDKVNPEHLKRHVAVLSTLSWYLANMEEPIGRAPEQFDR from the coding sequence ATGAACCTCCGCAAGCCCGTATTGACCGCCATCGCCGCCAGCCTGTTCATCTTCAACGCCTCCCAAGCAGCCCCCAACGACAGCGCCACGCTGGGCCAGATCCGCGATACCGCGATGGCCAGCGACTGGGCGTACGGGCGCCTGGAGGACATGACGGACCTGATCGGCCCGCGCCTGTCCGGGTCGCCCGGCGCCGCCGCCGCCGTGCAGCAGGTGGCCGAGACGATGCGCAAGCTGGGTGCGAAGGTCACGCTGCAGCCGGTCAAGGTGCCGCACTGGGTCCGCGGCGAGGAAAAAGCGCAGCTGGTGGACTACACGGGCCGTCCTGCCGGTATCGTGCAGAACGTCGTGCTGACGGCGCTGGGCGGCTCCGGCGCCACGCCGGCGGGCGGGCTGACGGCGCCCGTCATCATCGTGCATGACTTCGACGAGCTGAAAGAGCGCGCCGCGGAAGTGAAGGGCAAGATCGTGCTGATCGACGTGCCGTTCGACCAGGGCATGGCCGAGCGCGGCCTGGCCGGCAACGCCTACGGTCGCGGCTCCGCGGCGCGCACGCGCGGCCCGGCGCTGGCGGCCGACCTGGGCGCCGTGGCGGCGCTGGTGCGCTCGATTGGCGGCGCCGACTTCCGCCTGACGCACACGGGCATGACGCGTCTGCAGGACGGCAAGCGCATTCCCGCGGCCGCCATCACGGCCGAAGACGCGATGCTGATCGGCCGCCTGTCCAAACGCGGCCCCGTCAAGATGCACCTGGCCCTGACGCCGAAAACCCTGCCCGACGCGGACAGCTTCAATGTCCTGGCCGACCTGCCGGGCACCGACAAGGCCGACGAAATCGTCATTGTCTCGGGCCACCTGGACTCCTGGGACCTCGCAACGGGCGCGCACGACGACGCCACGGGCGTGACGAGCGCGATGGCCGTCATCGAGACGCTGAACAAGCTGAACCTGAAACCGCGCCGCACGATCCGCGTGGTGGCATGGATGGCCGAGGAAAACGGCGGCAGCGGCGGGCGGGCCTACCACCAGGCCAACAAGGCGACCCTCGACAAGCAGTTCGCGGCCATCGAAAGCGACGGCGGCGTGACCGGCCGCACCTTCGGCATCGTTGCCGGCGTGCGCCCGCAATACGAAAAACTGTTCGCGCCGCTGCAGGCATCGCTGACCAAAATCGGCGCCGGAGCACTGACGCGGCGCGACGTGCTGGGCGAAGGCGACCTGCACTACATGGAGTCCGACGGCGTGCCAAGCTTCGCGCCGCACGTCGACACCAGCGCCTACTTCAACTATCACCACACGCCGGCCGATACGTTCGACAAGGTCAATCCCGAGCACCTGAAGCGGCACGTTGCCGTGTTGTCGACGTTGTCGTGGTACCTGGCGAACATGGAGGAGCCGATCGGGCGGGCGCCGGAGCAGTTTGATAGATGA